AATTCTAAAACAAAAAAGCGCCCCAGTAAAGGACGCTTTTTGTAATCAGAGATTCCTATTCTTCTGGCTCTGTCGCTTGACCTTGTTCCTGTTCTTGTGATTGTGTTTGATTTTGATTTTTCTGTTCCTGTTCCTGTTCCTGTTCCTGTTCCTGTTCCTGTTCCTGTTCCTGTTCCTGTCTTATTCTTATCTGTTCCATTAATTTTTCTTCGCCCTGCTCTAATCGTATCTGAATTTTTTCCATTAACTGCAACTGCTCTCTGATTGTTTCCAGCGCTCTAATCTTATTTTCCTTGTTAACTGGAAGATTTTCAATATATATTTGCAGTTCTTCCTGTTTATTTTCTGGCAATTGGTCAAGTTTTTGTTGTAATTTTTCTTGGATTTTTTCCTGAACCTGTTGTATGGCCTGTTCTTGGATTTCATTTTTCGCGTTCTCCTTGAGCTGTCTTGCTATTTCTAAATTTTTGATATCCTTGAATTCCGTCCCTTTTATGTTTTGCAGAGCGCTTTCCAATCGTTCGGGTATTTTGTCCGCATCTTCCAGCTTAAACATGGTTTCCGCAAATATTTCCAAGTGTCTTTCCCGCGCTTCTCTTATGCCCTGTAAAGCATTTTCGTTTTGAATTTGGGATTCCAATTTTTCAAGAATTTTATTCTGAAGTAATTGGTGTTGGAAAAACTTTTCTTTGAATTTTTCAAGTCGTTCCGAGTCAACAACATTTTCTTTGAATTTCTCTATCGCTGTCTGAAGTTTTTGCTGTTGGATTTCATATCTGTTTCTGGCTCTTTCCAATACACCTTCTTCTTCCCCGAGTTCAGACATTTTTCTTATTTCTAATAGTTTTTCATTAGTGATTTTTTGCCTTAATTCTGCTTTCTTAACTTGATTAATCGTAAGGAATAGCCGCGCATCGCGCCACCAATCCTTTAAGAAGTAAAAAGGGCTGCTCGGCAGGAGCAGGGGGTCTGCGCTGTCTAATTCTTCTGGCGTGACCGTTTGCTCTTCTTGAATTGTTTGGAGAATCTCCGCGTCTGATGCTGATGTTTCAACTTCTTCTTGCGCATTGACCGGCAGCATTACGCAGGCAATGCCCAATGCGGCGATAGAGAGAAGAAAGGATGTATGTTTCATATGGTTTTTTAATGATTAACCCGCCCGAGGCGGGCCTGCCCGCCTCGGGAGGGCAAGTGATTAATTATTCTCCTATAATTTGTAATTGGACTTGTCTTTTTCTGGCATGGTCTAATTCAATGAATAATATTCTTTGCCATTGTCCCAACTGGAGTTGCTTATCAATTATGTTAAGGCATATATTGGTTGGCAGATGAAGCGCTTGGCAGTGGGAATGTCCATTTTTGCATTCATCCTCGCAGATATTTACTGTCCTGATTTCAAAGTTGTCATGACAATATTTTTCCGCTTCAGGCGCGATTTTTTCTAAATGGTTTTTGAAATCTTTTAAAAGCTCTGGCTCGTTTTCATTAACAAAAACCATTGCAGTAGTATGCATTGTTTGGATATTGATAATTCCATCTTTAATTCCTGCTTCAGCAATATAATCTCTTATATTATCAGTAATATCTATAATATCCAACTTTTCCTTTGTTTGAAGAGAAATTGTATAATGGCTAATATTCATCTCTACTTCTTTTTTCTACTTCTGATTTAAGTTTTTTTATAAGACAGGGGAGAGATAGCTTGCCGATGTCTCCCTTGCCTCTTTGTCTTACGCTTACAATTTTATCTTTAATTTCTTTGTCTCCGACAACCAAAATATACGGTATTTTCTGAATCTCACCATTCCTGATTTTTTTGCCAATAGTTTCATTTTCATTTTTTATTTCTGTCCTAAATCC
This portion of the Patescibacteria group bacterium genome encodes:
- a CDS encoding secondary thiamine-phosphate synthase enzyme YjbQ gives rise to the protein MNISHYTISLQTKEKLDIIDITDNIRDYIAEAGIKDGIINIQTMHTTAMVFVNENEPELLKDFKNHLEKIAPEAEKYCHDNFEIRTVNICEDECKNGHSHCQALHLPTNICLNIIDKQLQLGQWQRILFIELDHARKRQVQLQIIGE